The proteins below are encoded in one region of Maribacter aestuarii:
- a CDS encoding DUF2339 domain-containing protein: MAENNEQIARLLDRLEQLLKRQEGFTQEVNQLKKELQTLKKGEASVSFEDKESVIKVSATPKAPVNFIPKKEETTEIPLVLQPTSSVKPPIKPTKGKSNLEKFIGENLINKIGILITVIGVVIGAKYSIENNLISPLTRIILGYLVGLGLVGFGIKLKSKYTSYSAVLVSGALAILYFITFAAYSFYDLFPQLMAFGIMLLFTVFGVVAALNYNKQVIAHIGLVGAYAIPFLLSNDSGNATFLFAYMTMINIGILVISLKKYWKALYYVAFSFSWLIYGAWAAFSYVREEHFALALFVISLFFSIFYCTFLAYKLVKSENFKVSDVFMLMLNSFIFYGSGIGLLSFHETGNELLGLFTLINALVHFGVCVLIYKRKLADRNLFFLIAGLVLTFITIAIPVQLDGNWVTLLWALEAALLFWIGRTKKVPTYEYLSYPLMILAFLSLTQDWSTSYSSYNYGEGIPELIPIFNSAFLTSLLFLGAFGFINWINTKFQNISADGKRSVFSKIMAFAIPGILLFVTYSAFYLEIEYYFQLLFQKSEVAMIGNDAYTYPQRNYAIKDQADIWLLNYTLLFVAALAFVNMVRIKNKVLGIITLCLGILIGGIFHTAGLYILSELREAFISQNLAEFYEVDDFNLYIRYVAIAFFAILIVMLYKLIRQSFMKVNFGIPFNILLHVSLLWILSSELLTWMDLAGSNESYKLGLSILWGTYSLYLIALGIWKNRKYLRIIAIILFGVTLVKLFLYDIASLNTISKTIVFVSLGILLLIISFLYNKYKHIIAHEDEH, from the coding sequence ATGGCCGAAAATAACGAGCAAATTGCCCGACTTTTAGATAGACTTGAGCAACTGTTAAAGCGGCAAGAGGGTTTTACTCAAGAAGTAAATCAGCTAAAAAAGGAATTACAGACTCTTAAAAAAGGTGAAGCCTCAGTCTCTTTTGAAGATAAGGAATCAGTAATAAAAGTAAGTGCTACGCCGAAAGCACCTGTAAACTTTATTCCTAAAAAAGAGGAAACCACAGAAATACCACTGGTTCTACAGCCAACTAGCAGTGTAAAACCTCCAATAAAACCAACAAAGGGAAAGTCGAATTTAGAAAAATTCATAGGTGAAAACCTCATCAATAAAATAGGCATATTGATTACGGTCATCGGCGTTGTAATCGGGGCAAAATATTCCATTGAAAACAATCTAATAAGTCCGCTAACACGCATCATTTTAGGCTATCTCGTGGGTCTGGGACTTGTTGGTTTTGGCATCAAATTAAAGTCAAAATATACAAGTTACAGTGCGGTGCTCGTAAGCGGTGCTCTGGCCATCCTCTATTTCATCACTTTTGCAGCTTATAGTTTTTACGACCTTTTTCCGCAGCTTATGGCGTTCGGGATCATGCTCTTATTTACCGTTTTCGGGGTGGTGGCAGCCCTTAATTATAACAAACAAGTAATTGCCCATATAGGTTTGGTCGGTGCGTACGCCATACCTTTTTTACTTAGCAATGATTCAGGTAATGCTACATTTTTATTCGCCTACATGACCATGATTAATATTGGGATTTTGGTGATTTCCTTAAAAAAATACTGGAAAGCGCTTTACTATGTGGCCTTTAGTTTTAGCTGGTTGATTTATGGTGCCTGGGCAGCATTCTCGTATGTGAGAGAAGAACATTTTGCGTTGGCGCTATTTGTCATCAGTCTATTCTTCAGCATCTTTTATTGTACGTTCCTGGCATACAAGCTGGTAAAGTCGGAAAACTTCAAGGTTTCAGACGTTTTTATGCTCATGCTGAATTCTTTCATATTTTATGGTTCGGGAATTGGATTACTCTCGTTTCATGAAACCGGAAATGAGCTTTTAGGCTTATTTACACTAATCAATGCACTTGTCCATTTTGGAGTATGTGTATTGATATATAAAAGAAAACTGGCCGACAGGAATCTTTTTTTCCTCATTGCAGGCCTCGTCCTCACCTTTATAACTATAGCCATACCCGTGCAATTGGACGGTAATTGGGTTACATTGCTATGGGCATTGGAAGCAGCGCTCCTTTTCTGGATAGGCCGTACTAAGAAAGTACCCACCTACGAGTACCTATCGTATCCATTGATGATATTGGCTTTTTTAAGTCTTACTCAGGATTGGTCCACAAGCTATAGCAGTTACAACTATGGAGAAGGTATTCCTGAATTGATTCCTATTTTTAATTCAGCATTTTTAACGTCCCTACTATTTCTTGGTGCCTTTGGATTTATAAATTGGATCAATACAAAATTTCAAAATATTTCAGCGGACGGAAAACGAAGTGTTTTTTCCAAAATCATGGCCTTTGCCATTCCAGGAATACTGCTCTTCGTAACATACAGTGCATTTTACTTAGAAATTGAATACTATTTCCAATTACTTTTTCAAAAATCGGAAGTAGCGATGATAGGTAATGATGCCTATACCTATCCCCAAAGAAACTACGCCATCAAGGACCAAGCGGACATTTGGTTATTAAATTATACCTTACTTTTTGTTGCAGCACTTGCTTTCGTTAATATGGTGAGGATAAAGAACAAGGTTTTGGGAATCATCACCCTTTGCCTAGGAATACTTATCGGCGGTATTTTCCATACGGCAGGATTATATATTTTGAGCGAATTGCGAGAAGCTTTTATCTCTCAAAACCTTGCGGAATTCTATGAAGTAGATGATTTTAACCTCTACATTAGATATGTCGCCATTGCATTCTTCGCCATTCTAATCGTTATGTTGTACAAATTGATACGGCAATCCTTTATGAAAGTGAACTTTGGCATCCCCTTTAATATCCTTTTGCATGTGTCACTCTTGTGGATACTTAGTAGCGAACTATTGACTTGGATGGATTTGGCTGGCTCCAACGAGTCTTACAAACTTGGCTTAAGTATTTTATGGGGCACTTACTCTCTTTACCTAATTGCCCTGGGCATTTGGAAAAACCGAAAATACCTGCGTATTATCGCCATTATTTTGTTCGGTGTTACTTTGGTCAAACTATTCCTTTACGATATAGCATCCTTGAATACCATTTCAAAAACAATCGTGTTCGTATCCTTGGGAATATTGCTATTAATTATCTCTTTCCTTTATAACAAATACAAACATATCATTGCACATGAGGACGAGCACTAA
- a CDS encoding DUF3999 family protein yields MRTSTKIGAFLLLLSCSISFGQLNSYDQKIALKGTTDQWHTIPLPNTLFSHVKNNLADIRIYGITKTDTLEAPYVFRVSDAKGALSKIDFSLINTSSNENGYFFTYEVPTTKSINEIQLNIKNDNFDWNVMLEGSQNQREWFTLLEDYRIVSIKNSQTNYSFTNLQFSNAKYRYYRLLMMSDVKPELLRTTLYLDSIIPSTYQEYPVANFEVTEEGKNTILTTDLNSRIPVSYMKIGVMDKIDYYRPVEIQYVSDSVNTEKGWRYSYRTLTTGTLSSLEENEFKFNSYLAKKLRVVVQNYDNQPLTFSKPIVKGYRHELIARFDKSADYYLAYGNNNARAPIYDISGNGFVLPKNLKPVTLGQPQTIQKSKLPRTLPLFENKWWLWGIMGIVILVLGAFTIKMMRSSGHNN; encoded by the coding sequence ATGAGGACGAGCACTAAAATAGGAGCATTCCTGCTATTACTATCATGTTCAATCTCCTTTGGGCAATTGAATAGTTACGACCAAAAAATTGCACTTAAGGGTACAACGGACCAATGGCATACCATTCCGTTACCAAATACCCTTTTCTCCCATGTGAAAAATAATTTGGCCGATATCCGAATCTATGGTATTACAAAAACCGATACACTGGAAGCGCCCTATGTTTTTAGGGTGTCCGATGCCAAAGGGGCTTTATCTAAAATTGATTTTAGCCTCATCAATACCTCGTCCAATGAGAATGGATACTTCTTTACGTATGAAGTCCCAACGACCAAAAGTATCAATGAAATTCAACTCAACATAAAGAACGATAATTTTGATTGGAACGTTATGCTCGAAGGAAGTCAGAATCAACGAGAATGGTTCACCCTACTAGAGGATTACAGGATTGTTTCCATTAAAAATAGCCAGACGAATTACTCCTTTACCAATCTTCAATTTTCAAATGCGAAATATCGTTATTATCGACTATTAATGATGAGCGATGTAAAACCAGAACTGCTCCGAACCACCTTATATTTGGATAGCATCATACCCTCAACTTATCAAGAATATCCTGTGGCTAATTTTGAAGTGACCGAAGAGGGCAAAAACACCATTCTCACGACTGATTTAAACTCGCGTATCCCTGTAAGTTATATGAAAATTGGAGTCATGGATAAGATTGATTACTATCGTCCCGTGGAGATTCAGTATGTTTCGGATAGCGTAAATACGGAGAAAGGTTGGCGATACAGCTACCGAACCCTTACTACTGGCACTTTATCTTCCTTGGAGGAAAACGAATTTAAATTCAATAGTTATCTAGCCAAAAAACTAAGGGTTGTGGTTCAAAATTATGATAATCAACCTTTAACGTTCTCTAAACCGATTGTAAAGGGATATCGACATGAGCTGATCGCTCGTTTTGATAAATCGGCCGACTATTATTTGGCCTATGGCAACAACAATGCTCGTGCTCCAATTTATGATATATCAGGAAATGGATTCGTACTTCCAAAAAATCTCAAACCAGTTACTTTGGGGCAACCCCAGACAATTCAGAAAAGTAAATTGCCCAGAACATTACCCCTTTTTGAGAATAAGTGGTGGCTTTGGGGCATTATGGGCATTGTAATTCTAGTCCTAGGAGCATTTACCATAAAAATGATGCGAAGTAGCGGTCATAACAACTAA
- the rimO gene encoding 30S ribosomal protein S12 methylthiotransferase RimO — MRTKTLKKNKINVVTLGCSKNVYDSEVLMGQLRANNKEVVHEEEGNVVVINTCGFIANAKEESVNTILEFVQKKEAGEVDKVFVTGCLSERYKPDLQKEIPNVDEYFGTSELPNLLKALGADYKHELIGERLTTTPKNYAYLKIAEGCDRPCSFCAIPLMRGKHKSKPIEELVIEAEKLAAKGVKELILIAQDLTYYGLDLYKKRNLAELLENLVKVDGIEWIRLHYAFPTGFPMDVLEVMKREPKVCNYLDIPLQHISDSILKSMRRGTTQAKTTKLLQNFRTAVPDMTIRTTLIVGYPGETEEDFQTLKNWVEAMRFERLGCFTYSHEENTHAFNLVDDVPEEIKQERANTIMEIQSQISWELNQQKIGQTFKCIIDRKEGNYFVGRTEFDSPDVDNEVLIDATKHYVKQGEFVNITITEAADFDLYGEPA, encoded by the coding sequence ATGCGAACAAAAACACTAAAGAAGAACAAAATCAACGTGGTAACCCTCGGTTGTAGTAAAAATGTCTACGATTCCGAAGTGCTCATGGGTCAGTTACGGGCCAATAATAAAGAGGTGGTGCACGAAGAGGAGGGCAATGTAGTGGTCATAAATACCTGTGGTTTTATCGCTAATGCTAAGGAAGAAAGTGTGAACACGATTTTAGAATTTGTTCAAAAGAAAGAGGCTGGGGAAGTGGATAAGGTTTTTGTCACCGGTTGCCTAAGTGAACGCTACAAACCAGATTTACAAAAAGAGATTCCAAACGTTGACGAATATTTTGGAACTAGTGAATTACCCAATCTTTTAAAAGCTTTAGGTGCGGATTACAAACATGAATTAATTGGGGAGCGACTCACAACAACCCCAAAAAATTACGCCTATTTGAAAATAGCGGAGGGATGTGACCGTCCTTGCTCTTTTTGTGCTATCCCATTGATGCGTGGAAAGCATAAAAGCAAGCCTATAGAGGAATTAGTAATAGAAGCCGAAAAATTGGCAGCCAAAGGAGTAAAGGAACTTATTCTTATTGCCCAGGATTTAACGTATTATGGTCTCGATTTATATAAGAAACGTAATCTAGCCGAACTACTGGAGAATTTGGTCAAAGTTGACGGCATTGAATGGATAAGGTTACACTACGCCTTTCCCACGGGTTTCCCTATGGATGTATTGGAGGTGATGAAACGGGAACCTAAAGTCTGTAATTATTTGGATATTCCTTTACAGCACATCTCCGATAGTATACTGAAAAGCATGCGCCGGGGAACTACACAGGCTAAGACCACCAAATTATTACAGAATTTTAGAACTGCTGTACCGGATATGACAATCAGAACCACCTTGATCGTGGGCTATCCAGGGGAAACTGAGGAAGATTTCCAAACCTTAAAAAATTGGGTGGAAGCCATGCGTTTTGAGCGTTTGGGTTGTTTTACTTATAGTCATGAGGAAAATACCCATGCTTTCAATCTGGTAGATGATGTTCCCGAAGAAATTAAGCAGGAACGGGCTAATACCATTATGGAGATTCAATCTCAAATCTCATGGGAGTTGAACCAGCAAAAAATTGGCCAGACGTTTAAATGTATCATTGACCGAAAGGAAGGAAATTATTTTGTCGGCCGAACGGAATTTGATTCCCCGGATGTGGATAACGAGGTGCTTATCGATGCTACCAAGCACTATGTGAAGCAGGGAGAATTTGTAAACATCACAATTACGGAAGCTGCAGACTTTGATTTGTATGGTGAACCTGCTTAA
- a CDS encoding serine hydrolase domain-containing protein: protein MKSIFYAGLPLLALLFLNCSKDSNEIQIDDTLETVNFYFPPMNSDTWEMVTPEDLDWNTNAEQSLYDFLEENGTKAFIVLKDGKIVMEQYFGDHTKDSPWYWASAGKTLTAFTTGLAVQEGFLSLNDKSSDYLGMGWTGLTTEKENLITVWHQLTMTSGMDDTQGDCKTSNCLNYLADAGTRWAYHNAPYTLIQDVISNATQTDFEDYFSSKVKERIGMTGSWISTNGLNNVYWSTARSMARFGLLNLNDGKWDVTTILNDEVYLNDMKNTSQNLNKSYGYLWWLNGKESAMVPQSQIVFDTELIPNAPYDLYAGLGKNDQKLYIVPSQNLVVVRMGENPGGAALGPSGFDNELWGFLNEVMN, encoded by the coding sequence ATGAAAAGTATATTTTACGCAGGACTACCACTGTTAGCTCTTCTCTTTCTGAACTGTTCAAAGGACAGCAATGAAATTCAAATCGATGACACCTTAGAGACAGTTAATTTCTATTTTCCACCAATGAATTCGGATACTTGGGAAATGGTAACTCCTGAGGATCTGGATTGGAATACCAATGCCGAGCAGTCGCTTTATGATTTTCTAGAAGAAAATGGCACCAAAGCGTTCATTGTACTAAAGGACGGAAAAATTGTTATGGAGCAGTATTTCGGGGACCACACCAAGGATTCTCCCTGGTACTGGGCGTCTGCCGGAAAAACCTTGACTGCTTTTACAACAGGTCTTGCAGTGCAGGAAGGATTTTTATCCCTGAACGATAAAAGTTCCGATTATTTGGGCATGGGTTGGACCGGCCTTACAACCGAGAAAGAAAACTTGATTACCGTTTGGCATCAATTAACGATGACCTCTGGAATGGATGATACCCAAGGGGATTGTAAAACATCCAACTGCCTCAACTATCTGGCCGATGCAGGAACACGGTGGGCCTATCACAATGCACCTTACACTTTAATCCAAGACGTAATCTCTAATGCCACTCAAACTGATTTTGAAGATTACTTTTCTTCTAAAGTAAAAGAAAGAATAGGGATGACCGGCTCTTGGATTTCAACCAACGGACTGAACAATGTCTATTGGAGTACCGCACGCAGTATGGCCCGTTTTGGATTGCTGAACTTAAATGATGGTAAGTGGGACGTTACTACAATTCTTAATGATGAGGTTTACCTAAACGACATGAAAAATACATCGCAAAATTTGAACAAGTCCTACGGCTATTTGTGGTGGCTGAACGGAAAGGAGAGTGCCATGGTGCCCCAATCCCAAATCGTATTTGATACCGAACTGATACCCAATGCCCCGTATGACCTCTATGCGGGTCTGGGAAAAAATGACCAAAAGCTCTACATCGTTCCCAGTCAAAACTTAGTTGTGGTCAGAATGGGAGAAAATCCCGGAGGCGCCGCCCTTGGACCTTCTGGTTTTGATAATGAACTGTGGGGTTTTTTGAATGAGGTGATGAATTGA
- a CDS encoding amidase family protein, protein MSKSLLSPLLISSILVCFLIVTSSCKEETKANPEQVRIWEPYNDSAEVAANTDHENSRMQYKLVQSKVLDKNDVFLPLYDEVSKMTEADYESLKPMILEQDIYTIREHIQENRLSYEDLVLFYLYRIYKYELDNATTLNTIIALNEDVVDAARKLDKLKAEGTVSEMQHPIYGMPILLKDNINTLGMKTTAGSIALMDNEVEDSFIVKQLKKNGALILGKVNLSEWAYFLCSGCPVGYSAYGGQTLNPYGRRVFETGGSSSGSGTSVAANYAVAAVGTETSGSILSPSSQNSVVGLKPTIGLLSRTGIVPISSTLDTPGPMTKNVRDNAVLLSAMLGKDESDSKSVEAGPGILSAPLHPKPFTEMRLGALSTLMESDSIYKSTIEKLRDLGAEVVEFTPPEVKMDGFLSILNIDMRNDLPVYLESNTNPEKVKIKSIADAVAFNNADSLTRIPYGQALFEGIEADSTTAGELEEIKATLEKNGRMFFDTAMDKHNLDAILSINNYHAGYAAVAKYPALTVPMGYKKSGEPISLTFIGKQFREADLLSLGSAFETAMHVRQLPKGYE, encoded by the coding sequence ATGTCAAAATCATTATTATCTCCTTTACTGATATCCTCAATCCTAGTTTGCTTTCTGATTGTAACTTCCTCATGTAAGGAAGAAACTAAGGCCAATCCCGAGCAAGTTCGTATCTGGGAACCTTACAACGATTCTGCTGAAGTAGCCGCAAATACGGACCATGAAAATAGCAGAATGCAGTACAAGCTTGTCCAGTCCAAGGTATTGGATAAAAACGATGTTTTCCTTCCACTCTACGATGAGGTTTCTAAAATGACGGAGGCTGACTACGAGTCGCTAAAGCCAATGATTCTGGAGCAGGATATCTATACCATTCGAGAACATATACAGGAAAATAGGTTGAGTTATGAGGATTTGGTCTTGTTTTACCTCTACAGGATTTATAAATATGAATTGGATAATGCCACCACCTTAAATACGATAATTGCCCTTAACGAAGATGTTGTGGATGCCGCCCGAAAGTTGGACAAGTTAAAAGCGGAGGGTACGGTGTCAGAAATGCAACACCCCATTTACGGAATGCCTATTCTGCTAAAGGACAACATCAATACATTGGGAATGAAAACAACGGCTGGTAGTATTGCTTTGATGGATAATGAAGTGGAAGATTCATTTATAGTGAAGCAATTAAAAAAGAACGGTGCGCTTATTTTGGGTAAGGTCAATTTGAGTGAGTGGGCCTATTTCCTATGCAGCGGTTGCCCAGTGGGTTATAGTGCTTATGGCGGGCAGACACTGAATCCTTACGGAAGAAGAGTATTTGAAACAGGAGGTTCCAGTTCGGGAAGTGGAACGTCGGTAGCCGCTAATTATGCTGTGGCCGCCGTAGGTACGGAAACTTCGGGCTCTATCTTATCACCCAGTAGCCAAAATTCGGTAGTAGGTTTAAAACCTACAATTGGTCTGTTGAGTAGGACGGGAATCGTTCCGATCTCCAGTACTTTGGACACACCGGGGCCAATGACCAAGAATGTAAGAGACAATGCCGTTCTATTATCCGCCATGTTGGGGAAGGATGAATCTGATTCCAAGTCCGTAGAGGCCGGCCCCGGCATTTTATCCGCACCGTTGCATCCTAAACCTTTTACAGAAATGCGTTTGGGTGCCTTAAGTACCTTGATGGAAAGCGATTCCATTTATAAATCCACCATAGAAAAGTTGCGGGATTTAGGTGCAGAAGTAGTGGAATTTACACCTCCCGAAGTCAAAATGGATGGTTTTCTGAGCATATTGAATATTGATATGCGGAACGATTTGCCCGTATATTTAGAGTCAAATACCAATCCGGAGAAAGTAAAAATTAAATCCATTGCTGATGCTGTTGCTTTCAATAATGCGGATTCCCTGACCAGAATTCCTTACGGACAAGCTCTTTTTGAAGGTATTGAAGCAGATAGTACCACGGCCGGGGAGCTAGAGGAAATAAAAGCAACGTTGGAGAAAAATGGACGGATGTTTTTTGATACGGCAATGGACAAGCATAATTTAGATGCCATTCTCTCTATAAACAATTACCACGCCGGCTATGCTGCCGTAGCCAAATATCCAGCTCTGACCGTCCCTATGGGATACAAAAAATCAGGCGAACCTATTAGTTTGACTTTTATTGGGAAGCAATTTCGAGAGGCCGATTTGCTAAGCTTGGGCAGCGCTTTTGAAACGGCAATGCACGTAAGGCAGTTGCCGAAGGGCTATGAGTAA
- a CDS encoding DUF2911 domain-containing protein, giving the protein MKFASLYVAMFLAAIAWSQIEHPKASPFSRLEQEVGLSKIIVEYSRPATKGRTIFGNRPDGQPGLVPYGRIWRVGANESTKITFDSDIEILNNILPKGTYALYAFPEADTWEIVFHTNISHWGDGRTAYNPEEDALRIKAKPIKTLDFQENFLISFDALSHDAVTMIWHWARTKIEVPIKINTREVMERQIQDKLKNNPTAQTYYEIARYYQEQGIKYTEALTYLNKAIALGGDTYYFYRVKSLVEGELKDYASAIQSAQTSLNLADKEGKDEFVRMNQKNIRRWKELVKNK; this is encoded by the coding sequence GTGAAATTCGCTTCCCTATATGTCGCCATGTTCTTAGCCGCAATAGCTTGGTCTCAAATCGAGCATCCCAAAGCGAGTCCGTTTTCTCGATTGGAACAAGAAGTAGGCCTTTCCAAAATTATAGTAGAATATTCCAGACCTGCGACCAAGGGTAGGACTATTTTTGGAAATAGACCCGATGGTCAGCCTGGATTAGTGCCATACGGACGCATATGGCGGGTAGGTGCCAACGAGTCTACTAAAATTACATTTGATTCCGATATAGAAATTCTGAATAATATTCTCCCTAAAGGTACTTATGCATTATATGCTTTTCCGGAGGCCGATACATGGGAAATAGTATTTCATACGAATATTTCGCATTGGGGCGACGGACGGACAGCTTACAACCCAGAAGAGGATGCATTACGCATAAAAGCAAAACCTATTAAAACGCTTGATTTTCAGGAGAATTTTTTGATATCGTTCGATGCGTTGTCTCACGATGCCGTAACCATGATTTGGCATTGGGCACGTACAAAAATAGAAGTGCCTATAAAAATCAATACGCGTGAGGTCATGGAACGGCAAATACAGGATAAACTTAAAAACAATCCAACGGCTCAAACCTATTATGAGATTGCCCGATATTATCAAGAACAGGGCATCAAGTATACGGAGGCATTGACGTATTTAAACAAGGCCATCGCATTGGGTGGGGACACCTATTATTTTTATAGGGTGAAATCTTTAGTGGAAGGTGAGCTTAAAGACTACGCCTCTGCCATTCAATCGGCGCAAACTTCTCTAAACTTGGCCGATAAAGAAGGAAAGGATGAATTTGTTCGTATGAACCAGAAGAATATTCGAAGGTGGAAAGAACTTGTAAAAAATAAATAG
- the ftsY gene encoding signal recognition particle-docking protein FtsY, with protein sequence MSLFKNIFSSKKKETLDKGLEKTKTTFFSKLGKAVAGKSKVDDDVLDNLEEVLVSSDVGVDTTLKIIDRIEARVAKDKYMGTDELNEILREEIAGLLSETHSGEATEIKIPTGTKPYVIMVVGVNGVGKTTTIGKLAYQLKKQGYKVVLGAADTFRAAAIDQLQVWADRVGVPIVKQQMGSDPASVAFDTLSSAVTQDADVVIIDTAGRLHNKVNLMNELTKVKRVMQKVVKGTPHEVLLVLDGSTGQNAFEQAKQFTKATEVTALAVTKLDGTAKGGVVIGISDQFQIPVKYIGVGEGIEDLQVFNKYEFVDSFFKV encoded by the coding sequence ATGAGTTTATTTAAAAATATTTTTTCTTCCAAAAAGAAAGAGACCTTGGACAAAGGTCTGGAAAAGACAAAAACCACATTTTTTTCCAAGCTTGGCAAGGCGGTAGCAGGCAAGTCTAAAGTAGATGATGATGTCTTGGATAACCTTGAGGAGGTTCTTGTTTCCTCGGATGTTGGCGTGGATACCACTTTAAAAATTATAGATAGGATAGAGGCACGTGTCGCCAAGGACAAATATATGGGCACCGATGAGCTCAATGAAATTCTAAGGGAAGAAATAGCCGGACTACTTTCGGAAACACATAGTGGAGAGGCTACCGAAATTAAAATCCCAACAGGTACAAAGCCCTACGTCATCATGGTGGTTGGTGTCAATGGTGTAGGTAAAACCACTACTATTGGTAAGCTAGCGTATCAGCTTAAAAAACAGGGATATAAAGTGGTCTTGGGTGCTGCGGATACCTTTAGGGCCGCGGCAATAGACCAGCTACAAGTATGGGCAGATAGGGTGGGTGTACCCATTGTAAAGCAGCAGATGGGAAGTGATCCCGCCTCCGTTGCTTTTGATACTTTGAGCTCGGCAGTTACCCAAGATGCTGATGTTGTTATTATTGACACTGCAGGTCGACTTCACAACAAGGTAAATTTGATGAACGAACTAACCAAGGTTAAACGTGTTATGCAAAAGGTGGTTAAAGGTACGCCACATGAAGTCTTATTGGTTTTGGATGGATCCACAGGCCAGAATGCCTTTGAACAGGCCAAACAATTTACTAAAGCTACAGAAGTAACGGCACTTGCAGTTACTAAATTAGATGGTACTGCAAAAGGGGGTGTGGTCATAGGTATATCGGATCAGTTTCAGATTCCCGTAAAATATATTGGAGTGGGGGAAGGCATTGAAGATTTACAGGTTTTTAATAAATATGAGTTCGTAGACTCGTTCTTCAAAGTCTAA
- a CDS encoding DUF4295 domain-containing protein codes for MAKKTVASLQTSSKRLTKAIKMVKSPKSGAYVFVESVMPPEMVNEWLDKK; via the coding sequence ATGGCAAAGAAGACGGTAGCAAGTTTACAGACAAGTTCTAAGAGATTAACAAAGGCCATTAAAATGGTTAAGTCACCTAAAAGTGGTGCCTATGTTTTTGTGGAATCGGTTATGCCACCAGAAATGGTCAACGAATGGTTGGATAAAAAATAA
- the rpmG gene encoding 50S ribosomal protein L33, with protein MAKKGNRIQVILECTEHKESGQPGTSRYITTKNKKNTPERLEIKKFNPILKRMTVHKEIK; from the coding sequence ATGGCAAAGAAAGGCAATAGAATTCAAGTAATATTAGAATGCACGGAGCATAAAGAGTCCGGGCAACCTGGAACTTCCAGATACATTACTACAAAAAACAAGAAGAACACACCTGAAAGGTTGGAAATAAAGAAATTTAATCCAATTCTAAAGAGAATGACGGTTCATAAAGAAATAAAATAG
- the rpmB gene encoding 50S ribosomal protein L28, with protein sequence MSKVCEITGKRAMFGNNVSFSINKTRRRFDVNLSKKRFYIPEEDRWVTLKVSARALKSINKKGISAVLKEARAKGLVK encoded by the coding sequence ATGTCTAAAGTCTGTGAAATTACTGGAAAGAGAGCCATGTTTGGGAACAATGTATCGTTCTCCATTAACAAGACAAGAAGAAGATTTGATGTAAATCTTTCCAAAAAACGTTTTTACATTCCTGAAGAGGATCGTTGGGTTACCTTAAAGGTTTCTGCTAGGGCTCTAAAAAGTATTAACAAAAAAGGAATTTCGGCCGTGTTGAAAGAAGCGAGGGCTAAAGGATTGGTAAAATAA